A window from Microbacterium ginsengiterrae encodes these proteins:
- a CDS encoding glycoside hydrolase family 3 N-terminal domain-containing protein, whose product MTETLLDLHPYRNAALPVEERVADLLGRMTLEEKVGQMLQLDARDDLEDHVLRRGAGSILHTSPERIVAARELTLRTRLQIPLIVGEDCIHGHSFWPGATIYPTQLGMAASWDPSLVEKVARATAVEVAATGIHWTFSPVLCIARDLRWGRVNETFGEDPHLIGELASAMVRGYQGDGLDDPTAILATAKHFAGYSETQGGRDASEADISRRKLRSWFLPPFERVAREGCRTFMLGYQTTDGVPITLNDWLLSDVLRGEWGYTGTLITDWDNVGRMVWEQRVQPDITRAAAAAVRAGNDMIMTTPTFFEGALDAVARGLLAEDAFDAAVARILTLKFELGLFEDPRTPRADLDAVVGTPAHAGLNLDVTRRSLVLLENDGTLPLAPSATRRIAVVGPLANDAQEQLGDWAGGSGQAGWLDGQPREMITTVLDGLREIAPWEVVHARGADILTLEPDPAGATWPDGQPRPPVVRSVPADAAQIAEAVDAASSADAVITVVGDARGLYGEGRSTATLELLGGQAALLDALVESGTPVIVVLMASKPLVLPPSVQRAAAVLWVANPGMQGGRAIAELLTGAIEPTGRLPISFARHAGQQPTYYNQIRGQHGDRYADLTQAPAWAFGEGRSYTTVSYTDLMIEEPELTASATITAHVTVTNTGSRPTVETVQVYVRDEVTSVSWAEKELKTFRQVALAPGQTERVRIDFPVAECTIVDAAGARVVEPGEFALLVGPSSRDDVLLSAPFRVS is encoded by the coding sequence ATGACTGAGACGCTGCTCGACCTCCACCCGTACCGCAACGCCGCCCTGCCCGTCGAGGAGCGAGTCGCCGACCTGCTCGGACGCATGACCCTGGAGGAGAAGGTCGGGCAGATGCTGCAGCTCGACGCCAGGGACGACCTCGAGGACCATGTGCTCCGCCGTGGAGCGGGTTCCATCCTGCACACGTCGCCGGAGCGCATCGTCGCCGCCCGCGAACTGACTCTTCGCACGCGTCTGCAGATCCCGCTCATCGTCGGGGAGGACTGCATCCACGGTCACTCGTTCTGGCCGGGGGCGACGATCTATCCGACACAGCTCGGCATGGCGGCATCCTGGGATCCCTCCCTCGTCGAGAAGGTCGCACGCGCGACAGCCGTGGAGGTGGCCGCGACCGGCATCCACTGGACCTTCTCGCCCGTGCTCTGCATCGCCAGGGACCTGCGCTGGGGGCGGGTGAACGAGACCTTCGGTGAGGACCCGCACCTCATCGGCGAACTCGCGAGCGCCATGGTGCGCGGGTATCAGGGCGACGGGCTCGACGATCCGACAGCAATCCTCGCCACGGCCAAGCACTTCGCCGGCTACTCCGAGACGCAGGGCGGCCGGGACGCCTCGGAGGCCGACATCTCGCGGCGCAAGCTCCGCTCCTGGTTCCTCCCGCCGTTCGAACGCGTCGCGCGGGAGGGATGCCGCACCTTCATGCTCGGCTACCAGACCACCGACGGTGTGCCGATCACGCTGAACGACTGGCTGCTCAGCGACGTGCTGCGCGGCGAGTGGGGGTACACCGGCACGCTCATCACGGACTGGGACAACGTCGGACGCATGGTGTGGGAGCAGCGCGTGCAGCCGGACATCACGCGCGCCGCGGCGGCCGCGGTCCGCGCGGGCAACGACATGATCATGACGACGCCGACGTTCTTCGAGGGAGCGCTGGATGCCGTCGCGCGTGGTCTGCTCGCCGAGGACGCCTTCGATGCTGCGGTCGCCCGCATCCTCACCCTGAAGTTCGAACTCGGGCTCTTCGAGGATCCGCGGACGCCGCGTGCCGACCTCGATGCCGTCGTCGGCACGCCAGCGCACGCCGGACTCAACCTCGACGTCACACGGCGTTCGCTCGTGCTGCTCGAGAACGACGGAACGCTTCCGCTCGCGCCGTCCGCCACGCGGCGCATCGCGGTGGTCGGACCGCTGGCCAACGACGCGCAGGAGCAGCTCGGCGACTGGGCCGGCGGCTCAGGGCAGGCCGGCTGGCTGGACGGGCAGCCGCGGGAGATGATCACGACGGTGCTGGACGGGCTGCGTGAGATCGCGCCATGGGAGGTCGTGCATGCCCGCGGGGCGGACATCCTCACTCTGGAGCCCGACCCCGCAGGGGCCACCTGGCCCGACGGGCAGCCGCGGCCGCCGGTGGTGCGGTCGGTGCCGGCGGACGCCGCGCAGATCGCCGAAGCCGTCGACGCCGCGTCGTCCGCGGATGCCGTCATCACCGTCGTCGGCGACGCCCGGGGTCTCTACGGCGAGGGCCGCTCGACGGCCACGCTCGAGCTCCTCGGCGGGCAGGCCGCCCTGCTCGACGCGCTCGTCGAGTCGGGTACCCCGGTGATCGTCGTGCTCATGGCGTCGAAGCCGCTCGTGCTGCCGCCGTCCGTGCAGCGCGCAGCAGCCGTGCTGTGGGTCGCCAACCCCGGCATGCAGGGCGGGCGGGCGATCGCCGAACTGCTCACTGGGGCGATCGAGCCGACCGGTCGCCTGCCGATCTCGTTCGCCCGGCACGCCGGGCAGCAGCCGACGTACTACAACCAGATCCGCGGGCAGCACGGCGACCGCTACGCCGACCTCACCCAGGCGCCGGCGTGGGCGTTCGGGGAAGGACGTTCGTACACGACCGTGAGCTACACCGACCTCATGATCGAGGAGCCGGAGCTCACGGCATCCGCCACGATCACGGCGCACGTGACCGTGACGAACACGGGTTCCCGGCCGACCGTCGAGACCGTGCAGGTGTACGTGCGCGACGAGGTCACCAGCGTGAGCTGGGCCGAGAAGGAGCTGAAGACCTTCCGGCAGGTGGCGCTCGCCCCCGGGCAGACCGAGCGGGTTCGTATCGACTTCCCCGTCGCGGAGTGCACCATCGTCGATGCCGCCGGCGCGCGCGTCGTGGAGCCGGGGGAGTTCGCGCTGCTCGTCGGGCCGTCGTCACGCGACGACGTGCTGCTGTCCGCGCCGTTCAGGGTGAGCTGA